The Ornithorhynchus anatinus isolate Pmale09 chromosome 1, mOrnAna1.pri.v4, whole genome shotgun sequence genome includes a window with the following:
- the SSTR4 gene encoding somatostatin receptor type 4 — protein MSAPGGADPSAPAIGSPPGAEEEQVEVAAIALQPLYGLVGLVGLAGNGLVIFVLLRRASPRPATSTYLLNLAVADALFLLSLPFVAAAAALRRWPFGPVLCWTVLGASGLAMFASVFGLAVLSVDRYVAVAHPLRATGRRPRVARLVSAGVWLAALLACSPLVAFPGPPPGSEACGLHGPRPARSAASVLYTFSLGFVLPALAVGLCHLGIVGQLRAAALRAGWRGRRSEGRLTRLVLAVGAVFVVCWLPFYVVQLAGLLGPRLGAAPAHVALLLSYAHSCANPILYSLLSARFRRSCRGALAHPPRCCRSHSRRPQEAVDDERGTAEKEEEEPLDYYINALEGKAGPAPTPPLPCQPEDPEPRGGPGTLTSTTTF, from the coding sequence ATGAGCGCGCCGGGGGGCGCTGACCCCTCGGCCCCGGCCATCGGCAGCCCGCCGGGGGccgaggaggagcaggtggaggtggCGGCCATCGCCCTGCAGCCCCTCTACGGCCTGGTGGGGCTGGTGGGCCTGGCCGGCAACGGGCTGGTCATCTTCGTCCTGCTGCGCCGCGCCTCGCCGCGCCCGGCCACCAGCACCTACCTGCTGAACCTGGCCGTGGCGGATGCGCTGTTCCTGCTCAGCCTGCCCTtcgtggccgccgccgccgccctgcgCCGCTGGCCCTTCGGGCCGGTCCTGTGCTGGACCGTGCTGGGCGCCTCCGGGCTCGCCATGTTCGCCAGCGTCTTCGGCCTGGCCGTGCTCAGCGTGGACCGCTACGTGGCCGTGGCTCACCCGCTCCGGGCCACCGGCCGCCGCCCCCGTGTCGCCCGCCTGGTCAGCGCCGGCGTGTGGCTAGCCGCCCTGCTGGCCTGCTCGCCCCTCGTCGCCTTCCCCGGCCCTCCGCCCGGCTCGGAGGCCTGCGGCCTGcacgggccccggccggcccggtcGGCCGCCTCGGTCCTGTAcaccttctccctgggcttcGTGCTGCCCGCCCTGGCCGTCGGCCTGTGCCACCTGGGGATCGTGGGCCAGCTGCGGGCCGCGGCCCTAAGGGCCGGCTGGAGGGGCCGTCGCTCCGAGGGCCGGCTGACGAGGCTGGTCCTGGCCGTCGGGGCCGTCTTCGTCGTCTGCTGGCTGCCCTTCTACGTGGTGCAGCTGGCCGGCCTGCTGGGACCCCGGCTGGGCGCCGCGCCGGCCCACGTGGCGCTGCTGCTCAGCTATGCCCACAGCTGCGCCAACCCCATCCTGTACAGCCTCCTCTCTGCCCGCTTCCGCCGCTCCTGCCGCGGGGCCCTCGCCCACCCACCCCGCTGCTGCCGCTCCCACTCCCGTCGCCCCCAAGAAGCGGTGGACGATGAGCGGGGGACGgccgagaaagaggaggaggagcccctggACTACTACATCAACGCCCTCGAGGGCAAGGCCGGGCCGGCCCCGACCCCTCCGCTGCCATGCCAGCCCGAGGATCCGGAGCCCAGAGGCGGGCCCGGCACCCTCACCAGCACCACCACCTTCTAG